One genomic window of Glycine max cultivar Williams 82 chromosome 16, Glycine_max_v4.0, whole genome shotgun sequence includes the following:
- the LOC121173748 gene encoding receptor-like protein EIX1: MIYMQNQQLHLFSIYSCVIMNSSIYILVFVQLWLFSLPCRESVCIPSERETLLKFKNNLNDSSNRLWSWNHNHTNCCHWYGVLCHNVTSHLLQLHLNTSPSAFYDGNFHFDWEAYQRWSFGGEISPCLADLKHLNHLNLSGNYFLGAGMSIPSFLGTMTSLTHLDLSLTGFYGKIPPQIGNLSNLVYLDLGNYFSEPLFAENVEWVSSMWKLEYLYLSYANLSKAFHWLHTLQSLPSLTHLSLSGCTLPHYNEPSLLNFSSLQTLHLSFTSYSPAISFVPKWIFKLKKLVSLQLWSNKFQGSIPCGIRNLTLLQNLDLSGNSFSSSIPDCLYGLHRLKSLEIHSSNLHGTISDALGNLTSLVELDLSYNQLEGTIPTSLGNLTSLVALYLKYNQLEGTIPTFLGNLRNSREIDLTILNLSINKFSGNPFESLGSLSKLSSLWIDGNNFQGVVKEDDLANLTSLTDFGASGNNFTLKVGPNWIPNFQLTYLEVTSWQLGPSFPLWIQSQNQLQYVGLSNTGILDSIPTWFWEAHSQVLYLNLSHNHIHGELVTTIKNPISIQTVDLSTNHLCGKLPYLSNDVYDLDLSTNSFSESMQDFLCNNQDKPMQLEFLNLASNNLSGEIPDCWINWPFLVEVNLQSNHFVGNFPPSMGSLAELQSLEIRNNLLSGIFPTSLKKTSQLISLDLGENNLSGCIPTWVGEKLSNMKILRLRSNSFSGHIPNEICQMSLLQVLDLAKNSLSGNIPSCFRNLSAMTLVNRSTYPLIYSQAPNDTRYFSVSGIVSVLLWLKGRGDEYGNILGLVTSIDLSSNKLLGEIPREITDLNGLNFLNLSHNQLIGPIPEGIGNMGSLQTIDFSRNQISGEIPPTISNLSFLSMLDVSYNHLKGKIPTGTQLQTFDASSFIGNNLCGPPLPINCSSNGKTHSYEGSHGHGVNWFFVSATIGFVVGLWIVIAPLLICRSWRHAYFHFLDHVWFKLQSFYSYSITV; this comes from the coding sequence ATGATTTATATGCAGAACCAACAACTACACTTGTTTTCTATATATTCTTGTGTGATCATGAATTCCTCCATTTATATTCTTGTCTTTGTCCAGCTTTGGTTGTTCAGCTTACCATGCAGAGAGAGTGTGTGCATCCCAAGTGAGCGTGAGACACTTTTGAAGTTTAAGAATAATCTCAATGATTCTTCAAATAGGCTTTGGTCTTGGAATCATAATCATACCAACTGTTGCCACTGGTATGGAGTCCTCTGCCACAACGTCACTTCCCATCTTCTTCAGCTTCACCTCAACACTTCACCTTCTGCTTTCTATGATGGCAACTTTCACTTCGATTGGGAAGCTTACCAGAGATGGAGCTTTGGTGGAGAGATAAGTCCTTGTTTGGCTGATTTAAAGCATTTGAATCACTTGAACTTGAGCGGCAATTATTTCCTTGGAGCAGGTATGtcaattccttctttccttGGGACAATGACTTCCTTGACTCACCTCGACCTCTCTCTTACTGGATTCTATGGGAAGATTCCTCCTCAGATTGGGAATCTCTCCAATTTGGTCTATCTTGACCTCGGAAATTATTTTTCCGAACCTCTGTTTGCTGAAAATGTAGAATGGGTATCAAGTATGTGGAAGCTTGAATATCTTTATTTGAGTTATGCAAACCTATCCAAAGCATTTCATTGGCTACACACTCTCCAATCTCTTCCTTCTTTGACCCACCTATCTTTGTCAGGATGCACACTCCCTCACTATAATGAACCATCCTTGCTCAACTTCTCATCTCTGCAAACTCTCCATCTTTCCTTCACTAGTTATTCCCCTGCCATTTCTTTTGTCCCCAAGTGGATATTCAAATTGAAGAAACTTGTTTCTCTTCAATTATGGAGTAATAAATTCCAAGGTTCGATTCCTTGTGGTATCCGAAACCTCacacttcttcaaaatcttgacTTGTCTGGAAATTCATTCTCATCTTCTATACCTGATTGCTTATACGGTCTTCATCGTCTCAAGTCTTTGGAAATTCATTCCAGCAACTTGCATGGGACTATTTCTGATGCCCTGggaaatttgacttctcttgttgaacttgattTGTCATACAATCAACTTGAAGGAACCATTCCAACTTCTTTGggaaatttgacttctcttgttgcactttatttgaaatataatcAACTTGAAGGAACAATTCCGACTTTTTTGGGAAATCTCCGCAACTCAAGGGAGATAGATTTAACAATTCTCAATCTCTCTATTAATAAATTCAGTGGAAATCCATTTGAAAGTCTTGGATCACTCTCTAAATTGTCATCTCTTTGGATTGATGGCAATAATTTTCAAGGAGTTGTCAAGGAAGATGATCTTGCAAATCTTACAAGCTTGACGGATTTTGGTGCATCGGGAAACAATTTCACTTTAAAAGTGGGTCCCAATTGGATTCCTAATTTTCAACTTACCTATTTGGAAGTGACATCATGGCAGTTAGGTCCCAGCTTTCCATTGTGGATTCAGTCACAAAACCAACTTCAATATGTTGGACTATCTAACACGGGGATTTTAGATTCTATTCCCACTTGGTTCTGGGAAGCACATTCTCAGGTTTTGTATTTAAACCTCTCTCATAATCATATCCATGGTGAGCTTGTGACTACAATAAAAAATCCAATATCTATCCAAACTGTTGATCTAAGCACAAATCACTTATGTGGTAAATTACCCTATCTTTCAAATGATGTGTATGACTTAGACCTTTCAACCAATTCATTCTCTGAATCCATGCAAGATTTTTTATGTAACAATCAGGACAAGCCAATGCAATTAGAATTTCTCAATCTTGCATCAAATAATCTGTCAGGAGAAATACCTGATTGTTGGATTAATTGGCCATttctagtggaagtgaattTACAAAGCAACCATTTTGTTGGGAACTTCCCCCCATCCATGGGTTCCTTGGCTGAGCTGCAGTCATTAGAAATTCGTAACAACTTGCTCTCGGGAATATTTCCTACCAGTTTGAAGAAGACTAGCcaattgatatccttggatcTAGGAGAAAATAATCTTTCAGGATGTATTCCAACATGGGTTGGAGAAAAGCTCTCAAATATGAAAATCCTCCGCCTTCGATCAAACAGTTTTTCCGGTCACATTCCAAATGAAATATGTCAGATGAGTCTTCTTCAGGTTTTAGACCTTGCAAAAAATAGTTTGTCTGGCAATATACCCAGCTGTTTCCGTAACTTGAGTGCCATGACACTAGTGAACCGGAGTACATATCCCCTTATCTATTCTCAAGCACCAAATGATACACGATACTTTTCGGTATCAGGTATAGTTAGTGTGCTACTATGGCTAAAAGGAAGAGGAGATGAGTATGGAAACATTCTGGGTTTGGTAACAAGTATTGATCTGTCAAGTAACAAATTATTAGGAGAAATTCCTAGAGAAATCACAGATCTAAATGGATTGAACTTTTTGAACTTGTCCCACAACCAATTGATTGGTCCTATTCCAGAAGGTATTGGTAATATGGGATCGTTACAAACCATTGATTTTTCGAGGAATCAAATTTCTGGTGAAATTCCTCCAACCATTTCTAATTTGAGCTTTCTGAGCATGCTAGACGTGTCTTATAATCATTTGAAGGGAAAAATTCCAACAGGAACACAATTGCAAACCTTTGATGCCTCCAGCTTTATTGGCAACAATCTATGTGGTCCACCACTGCCCATAAACTGCAGCTCCAATGGGAAAACTCATAGTTATGAAGGAAGTCATGGGCATGGAGTGAATTGGTTTTTTGTTAGTGCGACAATTGGATTTGTTGTGGGACTTTGGATAGTGATTGCTCCTTTGCTGATTTGTAGATCATGGCGGCATgcctattttcatttccttgatCATGTGTGGTTCAAACTTCAATCTTTTTACTCGTATAGTATCACTGTTTAG
- the LOC100815309 gene encoding receptor-like protein EIX1, which yields MNSSIIYILVFVQLWLFRLPCRESVCIPSERETLLKFKNNLNDPSNRLWSWNHNHTNCCHWYGVLCHNVTSHLLQLHLNSSPSTAFYRYYDGYDWEGYRGFQFGGEISPCLADLKHLNYLDLSANDFEGMAIPSFLGTMTSLTHLDLSYTGFIWKIPFQIGNLSNLVYLDLGSDFLEPLFAENLEWVSSMWKLEYLHLRNANLSKAFHWLHTLQSLPSLTHLYLSYCTLPHYNEPSLLNFSSLQTLHLSATIYSPAISFVPKWIFKLKKLVSLQFRGNEFPGPILGGIRNLALLQNLDLFKNSFSSSIPDCLYGLHHLKFLNLMASNLHGTISDALGNLTSLVRLDLSYNQLQGTIPTSLGVVNEDDLANLTSLRGIDASGNNFTLKVGPNWLPNFQLSYLDVRSWKLGPSFPSWILSQNKLLYLDMSNTGIIDSIPTQMWEALSQDLYLNLSHNHIHGEIGTTLKNPISIDNTDLSSNHLCGKLPYLSSDVCRLDLSSNSFSESMHDFLCNNQDKPMRLEFLNLASNNLSGEIPDCWMNWTFLVDVNLQSNHFVGNLPQSMGSLAELQALQISNNTLSGIYPTSLKKNNQWISLDLGENYLSGTIPSWVGEKLLNVKILRLRSNSFAGHIPNEICQMSLLQVLDLAQNNLSGNILSCFSNLSAMTLKNQSTGRGDEYKNFLGLVTNIDLSSNRLLGEIPREITDLSGLNFLNLSHNQLIGPIPEGIGNMGSLQCIDFSRNQLSGEIPPTISHLSFLSMLDLSYNHLKGKIPTGTQLQTFEAFNFIGNNLCGPPLPINCSSNGKTHSYEGSDEHEVNWFFVGATIGFVVGFWMVIAPLLICRSWRL from the exons ATGAATTCCTCCATTATTTATATTCTTGTCTTTGTCCAGCTTTGGTTGTTTAGGTTACCATGCAGAGAGAGTGTGTGCATCCCAAGTGAGCGTGAGACACTTTTGAAGTTTAAGAATAATCTGAATGATCCTTCAAATAGGCTTTGGTCTTGGAATCATAATCATACCAACTGTTGCCACTGGTATGGAGTCCTCTGCCACAACGTCACTTCCCATCTTCTTCAGCTTCACCTCAACTCTTCACCTTCTACTGCTTTCTATCGTTACTATGATGGCTACGATTGGGAAGGTTATAGGGGATTCCAGTTTGGTGGAGAGATAAGTCCTTGTTTGGCTGATTTAAAGCATTTGAATTACTTGGACTTGAGCGCCAATGATTTTGAAGGTATGGCAATTCCTTCTTTCCTTGGGACAATGACTTCCTTGACTCACCTCGACCTCTCGTATACTGGATTCATCTGGAAGATTCCatttcagattgggaatctcTCCAATTTGGTCTATCTTGACCTTGGAAGTGATTTTTTGGAGCCTCTGTTTGCTGAAAATTTAGAATGGGTATCAAGTATGTGGAAGCTTGAATATCTTCATTTGAGAAATGCAAACCTATCCAAAGCATTTCATTGGCTACACACTCTCCAATCTCTTCCTTCTTTGACCCACCTATATTTGTCATACTGTACGCTCCCTCACTATAATGAACCATCCTTGCTCAACTTCTCATCTCTGCAAACTCTCCATCTTTCCGCTACTATTTATTCCCCTGCCATTTCTTTTGTCCCCAAGTGGATATTCAAATTGAAGAAACTTGTTTCTCTTCAATTTAGGGGTAATGAATTCCCAGGTCCGATTCTTGGTGGTATTCGAAACCTCgcacttcttcaaaatcttgacTTGTTTAAAAATTCATTCTCATCTTCTATACCCGATTGCTTATACGGTCTTCATCATCTCAAGTTCCTGAACCTAATGGCCAGCAACTTGCATGGGACTATTTCTGATGCCCTGggaaatttgacttctcttGTTAGACTTGATTTGTCATATAATCAACTTCAAGGAACCATTCCAACTTCTTTGG GAGTTGTCAACGAAGATGATCTTGCAAATCTTACAAGCTTGAGGGGAATTGATGCATCAGGAAACAATTTCACTTTAAAAGTGGGTCCCAATTGGCTTCCTAATTTTCAGCTTTCCTATTTGGATGTGAGATCATGGAAGTTAGGTCCCAGTTTTCCATCGTGGATTCTGTCACAAAACAAACTTCTATATTTAGACATGTCTAACACAGGGATTATTGATTCTATTCCCACACAGATGTGGGAAGCACTTTCTCAGGATTTGTATTTAAACCTCTCTCATAATCATATCCATGGTGAGATTGGGACTACATTAAAGAATCCAATATCTATCGACAATACTGATCTAAGCTCAAATCACTTGTGTGGTAAATTACCCTATCTTTCAAGTGATGTGTGTCGGTTAGATCTTTCAAGCAATTCATTCTCTGAATCCATGCATGACTTTTTATGTAACAATCAGGACAAGCCAATGCGATTAGAATTTCTGAATCTTGCATCGAATAATTTGTCAGGAGAGATACCTGATTGCTGGATGAATTGGACATTTCTTGTGGATGTAAATTTACAAAGCAACCATTTTGTTGGGAACTTACCCCAATCCATGGGTTCCTTGGCAGAGCTGCAGGCTTTACAAATTAGTAACAACACACTCTCAGGAATATATCCAACCAGTTTGAAGAAGAATAACCAATGGATATCCTTGGACCTTGGGGAAAATTATCTTTCAGGAACTATTCCATCATGGGTTGGAGAAAAGCTCTTAAATGTGAAAATCCTCCGGCTTCGATCAAACAGTTTTGCCGGCCACATTCCAAATGAAATATGTCAGATGAGTCTTCTTCAGGTTTTAGACCTTGCACAAAACAATTTGTCTGGCAATATTCTGAGCTGTTTCAGTAACTTGAGTGCCATGACACTAAAGAACCAAAGTACAG GAAGAGGAGATGAGTACAAAAACTTTCTGGGTTTGGTAACAAACATTGATCTGTCAAGTAACAGGTTATTAGGGGAAATACCAAGAGAAATCACAGATCTAAGtggattgaattttttaaacttgTCCCACAACCAATTGATTGGTCCTATTCCAGAAGGTATTGGTAATATGGGATCGTTACAGTGTATTGATTTTTCGAGGAATCAACTTTCTGGTGAAATCCCTCCAACCATTTCACATTTGAGCTTTCTAAGCATGCTGGACTTGTCTTATAAtcatttgaaaggaaaaattccAACAGGAACTCAATTGCAAACCTTTGAAGCCTTCAACTTTATTGGCAACAATCTATGTGGTCCACCACTGCCCATAAATTGCAGCTCCAATGGGAAAACTCACAGTTATGAAGGAAGTGATGAGCATGAAGTCAATTGGTTTTTTGTCGGTGCAACAATTGGATTTGTTGTGGGATTCTGGATGGTGATTGCTCCTTTGCTGATTTGTAGATCATGGCG GTTGTGA